The following coding sequences lie in one Oreochromis niloticus isolate F11D_XX unplaced genomic scaffold, O_niloticus_UMD_NMBU tig00006539_pilon, whole genome shotgun sequence genomic window:
- the LOC102083129 gene encoding uncharacterized protein LOC102083129 yields the protein MDSNDDTLETRSICSNTSRASQRSSASVIAARARAKAEAARAQALFAQKEADMLKAQAYIEEEQQKAAAEAARKKAELQASLHTLRLEGAAAAAIAEANVLEAAVENEFGELDRVSLKNEYVEHNPSPEPHQDSELPELMPTLMHQLPVDSDEISKYDLPVQRTSKLSQDATSYYPHTQSPCRTGPFKQEHSHSLNPSKDTYRHQTQSHDMRQYSSSYQPPQPHTGAARTDEPTSSSTTDLAKYLIRREMISSGLLRFDDQPENYWAWKQSFHSSTEDLKLTSREELDLLCKWLGPKSSEHAKRIRAVHIHDAAAGVRMVWQRLEDCYGSPEAIEEALLKKLDDFPRISNRENQKLRELGDILLELEAARADGFLPGLSYLDTSRGITPIVQKLPYSLHDKWVSLASRYKESHQASYPPFSFFAKFVCDQAKMLNDPSFAPLTGGWRTGKPEHPFKSNMKIPISVKKTEVSSNSKSMQASPSGKRRAEPDEQCPLHNKPHPLRNCRGFRSKSLDERKAYLKENSICFNCCASFTHLAKDCHKNVQCRECRSENHPTALHPGLAPWISETPVTTREQGGEQEEEAPQAVTAKCTDICGTTVRAKSCSKICLVRVYPAGQREKAVKAYVVLDEQSNKSLARTEFFELFGVTEGTAAYTLKTCSGVMETTGRRANNFIMESLDGKTHIPLPTLIECDMLPDDKSEIPTPEIARHYPHFKRVVDKIPAIDPSASILILLGRDVPQAHKVRERCNGPHDAPYAQRLDLGWVIVGEVCLGRAHKPEFVNVHRCNVLSNGRTSLFDPCTNSLHIKEKLDTPEQHRQFLGANAAEILFDGKDGLGEGVFQQTPYDNKPAMSVEDKLFLEIMDNEFFIDDSNSWVAPLPFRQPRRKLPNNRAQAVKRLLTLRHMLEKKPDMKEHMIAFMQKIFEAGHAEPVPPTTGEQECWYLPIFGVYHPRKPDQVRAVFDSSAKHDGVSLNDILLSGPDLNNSLLGVLIRFRKEPVAVAADIEQMFYCFKVRHDHRDFLRFFWFEDNDPTKRITEYRMTVHVFGNSPSPAVAIYGLRRAALQGQEDHSAEAKQFVLKNFYVDDGLASFPTDDNAIRVLKETKEMLADSNIRLHKIASNHDVVVEAFPPEERAKELKDLELGVDPLPMQRSLGLNWHLQTDSFTFLVSQEEKPFTRRGILSTVNSIFDPLGFAAPIVVQGKAIVRELCAEHCDWDTPIPAEKVAQWKSWRDSLKALEQLHIPRPYLPVSLLSTQHRELCVFCDASTMAISAVAYLRAVDDEGHCLVGFCMGKSKLAPRHSHTVPRLELCAAVLAVELADILRDELDVEIHTVKFYTDSRVVLGYIYNANRRFYVYVANRVARIRKSSQPEQWHFVSSEHNPADHGTRPVPAALLRDTNWFSGPSFLEKDERVAFTPPEFFELVEPDRDADVRPLIATFATGASERQLGSHRFERFSSWKTLVCGIAKLIQKVRSCAKTLGGDSTKVDERTQARTVIVQTVQHEAFKEELKSLFKGELVPKHSPLRKLDPFLDSDGVLRVGGRTSLSAISWEEKHPIIIPKSNHIATLLVRHYHEQVVHQGRHFTEGAIRSAGLWILGGKRLLSSIIHKCVTCRRLRGSLEKQKMSDLPADRLIQSPPFTQVGLDVFGPWTVCARRTRGGLAESKRWAVMFTCLVTRAVHLEVIESLSTSSFINALRRFTAIRGPAKLFRSDRGTNFVGACKELGITPQDATLQSYLKDQGCTWDFNLPHSSHMGGAWERMIGMARRILDSMLLKMHSPSLSHEVLTTLMAEVAAIMNARPIVPVSSDPDMPIILTPAMLLTQKVDSVSAPLEDIDLKDLYRSQWKQVQSLADSFWKRWRQEYLTTLQPRRKWQAEQASLQVGDVVLLKDKEAKRNQWPTGLVVNTFPGQDSRVRKVEVRVVQGGTPRVYSRPATEVVLLLRGT from the coding sequence ATGGATAGTAACGACGACACGCTTGAGACGCGGTCAATATGCTCCAACACCTCACGTGCCAGTCAGCGCTCTTCAGCCAGTGTCATTGCAGCCAGGGCACGGGCAAAAGCAGAGGCTGCACGTGCTCAAGCACTATTTGCACAAAAAGAGGCAGATATGTTAAAAGCACAAGCATATATTGAGGAGGaacaacaaaaagcagcagCTGAGGCTGCCAGGAAGAAAGCAGAGCTGCAGGCCAGTTTGCATACCTTGAGACTAGAGGGCGCGGCTGCAGCTGCCATTGCTGAAGCGAATGTTCTTGAAGCAGCTGTTGAGAATGAATTTGGGGAGTTAGATCGGGTTAGCCTGAAAAATGAATACGTTGAGCATAATCCAAGTCCTGAACCTCACCAAGACTCAGAGCTACCAGAACTCATGCCAACTCTGATGCACCAACTACCAGTCGACAGTGATGAGATCAGCAAATACGACTTGCCTGTTCAGAGAACATCCAAATTGAGTCAAGATGCCACTTCCTATTACCCTCATACTCAAAGCCCCTGCAGGACAGGCCCATTCAAGCAAGAACATTCACACAGCTTAAATCCATCCAAGGATACGTACAGACACCAGACACAGTCACATGATATGAGACAATACAGCAGTAGCTACCAACCGCCTCAGCCTCATACAGGTGCTGCCAGAACTGACGAGCCCACTTCATCATCGACTACAGACCTGGCCAAGTATCTAATACGGCGAGAGATGATAAGCTCTGGGCTGTTAAGGTTCGACGATCAGCCGGAAAACTATTGGGCCTGGAAGCAATCCTTCCACAGTTCTACAGAGGACTTAAAACTGACGTCAAGAGAGGAGCTTGATCTGCTATGTAAATGGCTGGGACCAAAGTCATCAGAGCATGCTAAGAGGATACGAGCGGTCCACATACACGATGCAGCTGCAGGTGTAAGAATGGTATGGCAAAGGTTGGAAGACTGCTATGGATCGCCGGAAGCAATTGAAGAAGCTCTCCTAAAGAAACTGGATGATTTTCCAAGAATCTCAAATCGAGAAAATCAAAAGCTGAGAGAGCTGGGAGACATTCTCTTGGAGCTTGAAGCCGCCAGAGCCGATGGGTTCCTACCAGGCCTCAGTTACCTGGACACATCTCGGGGCATCACTCCAATCGTCCAAAAGTTACCATACTCCCTGCATGACAAGTGGGTCTCTCTAGCATCTCGTTACAAAGAAAGTCATCAAGCGTCTTACCCACCGTTCTCCTTCTTCGCAAAGTTTGTTTGTGATCAAGCCAAAATGCTCAATGATCCAAGCTTTGCCCCTCTTACAGGTGGCTGGAGGACAGGGAAGCCAGAACACCCCTTCAAATCAAACATGAAAATACCCATTTCTGTCAAAAAGACAGAAGTCTCCTCAAACTCTAAAAGCATGCAAGCCAGCCCCTCAGGGAAGAGGAGGGCCGAACCAGATGAACAATGCCCACTCCATAACAAACCACACCCCCTCAGAAACTGTCGTGGGTTTAGGAGTAAATCTTTAGATGAAAGGAAAGCTTATCTTAAAGAGAATAGTATTTGCTTTAACTGCTGCGCTTCATTCACTCATCTAGCGAAAGACTGCCACAAAAACGTTCAGTGCAGAGAGTGCAGGAGTGAGAACCACCCTACTGCGCTACACCCAGGGCTGGCCCCCTGGATATCAGAGACTCCTGTAACCACAAGAGAGCAAGGCGGggagcaagaagaagaagctccTCAAGCTGTCACAGCAAAATGCACAGACATTTGTGGGACTACCGTCAGAGCAAAGTCGTGCTCCAAAATCTGTCTTGTCAGAGTTTATCCAGCTGGCCAGAGGGAGAAAGCTGTTAAGGCGTACGTTGTTCTCGACGAGCAAAGCAACAAGTCTTTGGCAAGAACAGAGTTTTTTGAGCTCTTTGGAGTTACAGAGGGCACGGCAGCATACACCTTGAAGACCTGCTCAGGAGTTATGGAAACAACAGGGCGCCGAGCTAACAATTTCATCATGGAGTCATTAGATGGTAAGACTCACATTCCACTCCCCACCTTAATCGAATGTGACATGCTCCCTGATGATAAGTCTGAAATCCCCACACCGGAGATCGCCAGACATTATCCACATTTCAAACGGGTTGTGGATAAAATCCCGGCTATAGATCCATCAGCAAGCATCCTGATCTTGCTCGGTCGAGATGTACCACAGGCACACAAGGTTCGAGAGCGATGCAATGGGCCCCACGATGCCCCCTACGCCCAGCGTCTCGACTTGGGATGGGTGATTGTGGGAGAGGTTTGTCTCGGAAGAGCTCACAAACCGGAGTTTGTAAACGTCCATCGGTGCAACGTGCTGAGTAACGGTCGTACATCTCTGTTTGACCCTTGCACTAACAGTCTACACATCAAAGAGAAGCTTGACACTCCAGAGCAGCATCGTCAGTTTCTAGGAGCTAACGCAGCCGAAATCCTGTTTGATGGGAAAGATGGCCTTGGGGAAGGGGTCTTCCAGCAAACGCCATATGACAACAAGCCTGCCATGTCTGTGGAAGACAAACTCTTTCTGGAAATAATGGACAACGAGTTCTTCATAGACGACTCGAATAGTTGGGTGGCACCACTACCCTTCAGGCAACCAAGGCGCAAACTCCCTAACAACCGAGCCCAAGCAGTCAAGCGTCTTTTGACACTACGGCACATGCTGGAGAAGAAGCCAGACATGAAAGAACACATGATTGCCTTCATGCAGAAGATCTTTGAGGCAGGTCATGCTGAACCAGTACCACCAACCACTGGTGAACAGGAGTGCTGGTATTTACCAATCTTTGGAGTGTATCATCCACGAAAACCAGATCAGGTACGGGCAGTGTTCGACTCCAGCGCTAAGCATGATGGTGTCTCACTGAATGACATCCTGCTGAGTGGCCCTGACTTGAATAATTCACTTTTAGGAGTCCTCATCCGCTTCCGCAAGGAACCTGTAGCGGTGGCAGCAGACATAGAACAGATGTTCTATTGTTTCAAAGTCCGCCATGATCACCGGGACTTTCTACGTTTCTTCTGGTTCGAGGACAATGACCCCACCAAGCGCATCACAGAGTATAGGATGACCGTGCACGTATTCGGCAACAGCCCCTCTCCCGCTGTTGCCATATACGGCTTGAGAAGAGCAGCTCTGCAAGGACAGGAAGACCACAGTGCAGAGGCAAAACAGTTTGTTCTAAAGAACTTCTACGTGGACGATGGTCTTGCTTCCTTCCCCACCGATGACAACGCCATCCGAGTCCTGAAGGAAACCAAGGAGATGTTGGCTGATTCCAACATACGGCTACATAAGATAGCCTCCAACCACGACGTAGTAGTGGAGGCGTTTCCACCTGAGGAACGGGCTAAAGAGCTGAAAGACCTAGAGCTAGGTGTGGATCCGTTGCCTATGCAGAGAAGCTTAGGTCTCAACTGGCACCTTCAAACCGACAGCTTTACCTTTCTTGTCTCCCAGGAGGAGAAGCCCTTTACCCGTAGAGGTATTCTCTCCACAGTTAACAGCATATTCGACCCGTTGGGGTTTGCAGCTCCTATTGTAGTCCAGGGCAAGGCGATAGTCAGAGAGCTATGCGCTGAGCATTGCGATTGGGACACCCCAATACCTGCTGAAAAAGTGGCACAGTGGAAGTCTTGGAGAGACTCGCTGAAGGCACTCGAGCAACTTCACATACCAAGGCCATACCTACCTGTTTCCCTGCTTTCCACACAGCACAGGGAGTTATGTGTCTTTTGCGACGCGTCCACCATGGCCATCTCTGCAGTTGCCTACCTAAGGGCAGTGGATGATGAAGGACACTGTCTTGTAGGATTCTGCATGGGGAAATCTAAATTAGCACCCCGGCATTCCCATACTGTTCCCCGTCTAGAGCTTTGTGCGGCCGTACTAGCAGTTGAGCTGGCTGATATCTTGAGGGATGAGCTAGATGTCGAAATCCACACAGTGAAGTTTTACACAGACTCCAGAGTTGTGCTGGGCTACATCTACAACGCCAACCGGAGATTTTATGTGTATGTTGCTAACAGAGTAGCACGCATCCGGAAGTCTTCACAGCCTGAACAGTGGCACTTTGTCAGTTCGGAACACAATCCTGCCGACCATGGTACCAGACCAGTTCCAGCTGCACTGTTGAGAGATACAAACTGGTTTTCTGGGCCGTCGTTTCTTGAGAAGGATGAGAGAGTTGCGTTTACCCCACCAGAGTTCTTTGAGCTTGTTGAACCAGACAGGGATGCAGATGTGCGTCCACTGATTGCAACCTTTGCTACAGGAGCTTCTGAAAGACAGCTTGGTTCACACAGGTTTGAGCGCTTTTCCAGCTGGAAGACACTTGTATGTGGCATAGCAAAGCTCATCCAGAAAGTCAGATCCTGTGCTAAGACTCTGGGGGGAGATTCGACAAAGGTGGATGAGCGTACACAGGCAAGAACAGTAATCGTACAGACTGTACAGCACGAGGCCTTCAAAGAAGAACTCAAGAGCCTGTTCAAAGGAGAGCTTGTCCCAAAACACAGTCCTCTCAGGAAACTTGACCCTTTCTTGGATTCAGATGGTGTACTGAGAGTTGGTGGCCGCACGTCATTATCCGCAATCTCATGGGAAGAGAAACATCCTATAATCATTCCCAAAAGCAACCACATTGCTACCTTGTTGGTGCGGCATTATCATGAGCAAGTAGTACACCAAGGTAGGCACTTCACGGAAGGGGCCATCAGATCCGCTGGACTGTGGATTCTGGGAGGAAAAAGACTTCTATCAAGTATCATACACAAGTGTGTCACCTGTAGGCGGTTGAGAGGAagtctggaaaaacaaaaaatgtccgACTTACCTGCTGATCGGTTGATCCAATCTCCTCCTTTCACCCAAGTTGGATTAGATGTTTTTGGACCATGGACGGTTTGTGCCCGTCGCACAAGGGGAGGCCTTGCAGAGAGTAAGCGCTGGGCTGTTATGTTTACCTGTTTAGTAACCAGGGCAGTTCACCTGGAGGTGATAGAATCTCTGTCTACGTCGAGCTTCATAAATGCGCTTAGGCGATTCACTGCCATCAGAGGTCCAGCAAAGCTCTTTCGTTCAGACCGAGGCACGAACTTTGTCGGTGCATGTAAAGAACTTGGTATAACCCCACAAGATGCAACACTTCAGTCTTACCTGAAAGACCAAGGCTGCACATGGGACTTCAATCTTCCACACTCCAGCCACATGGGGGGAGCATGGGAAAGAATGATAGGGATGGCTCGCCGCATTTTGGATAGCATGTTACTCAAGATGCATTCCCCTAGTCTTTCACACGAAGTGCTCACCACGCTGATGGCAGAGGTTGCAGCCATCATGAATGCCCGGCCAATAGTCCCTGTGTCTTCAGATCCAGACATGCCGATCATACTCACCCCTGCTATGCTTTTAACACAAAAGGTGGACTCCGTGTCTGCTCCCTTGGAAGACATTGACCTCAAGGATCTCTACCGAAGTCAGTGGAAGCAAGTTCAAAGCCTTGCGGATTCATTCTGGAAAAGATGGCGTCAAGAGTACCTGACGACACTCCAGCCGAGAAGGAAATGGCAAGCAGAACAAGCCAGCCTGCAAGTTGGAGATGTTGTGCTCCTAAAGGACAAGGAGGCTAAACGAAATCAATGGCCCACAGGACTTGTGGTAAATACCTTTCCGGGTCAAGACAGCAGGGTCCGGAAAGTGGAGGTGAGAGTTGTTCAAGGAGGCACCCCCAGGGTGTATTCAAGACCCGCCACTGAAGTTGTGTTGTTACTCAGAGGGACATAG